The following are encoded together in the Drosophila takahashii strain IR98-3 E-12201 chromosome X, DtakHiC1v2, whole genome shotgun sequence genome:
- the Tlk gene encoding serine/threonine-protein kinase tousled-like 1 isoform X3, with the protein MRSKRNTSDLGLLQRTCIVGGKSMSAGAQLQMAPQTTSALSHHHPNQQQQLQPPQQQQAQPPPPQQQQHFANHHSAQQQSQQQQEQQNPQQAQQQQAQQQQILPQPHLQHLHKHPHQLQLHQQQQQLHQQQQHFHQQQQQSLQGLHQGSSNPDSNMSTGSSHSEKDVNDMLSGGGAAPGVAAAAAIQQQHPAFAPALGMQQPPPPPPQHSNNGGEMGYLTAGTTTTASVTAVGKPRTPAERKRKRKMPQTSADEAGSGGGSGGAGAAVVNNSSLKGKSLAFRDMPKVNMSLNLGDRLGGSAGSGGGAGGAGSGGSGAGSGSGSGGGKSARIMLPVSDNKKINDYFNKQQTGVGVGVPGGGGAGGNTAGLRGSHTGGGSKSPSSAQQQQQTTQQQQQQASGVATGGGAGGAAANQQVQVQTSSAYALYPPASPQTQTPQQQQQQQPGADFHYVNSSKAQQQQQQQQQRQQQQTSNQMVPPHVVVGLGGHPLSLASIQQQQQTPLSQQQQQQQQQQQQQQQQLGPPTTSTASVVSTHPHQLGSLGVVGMVGVGVGVGVNVGVGPPLPPPPPMAMPAAIITYSKATQTEVSLHELQEREAEHESGKVKLDEMTRLSDEQKCQIVGNQKTIDQHKSHIAKCIDVVKKLLKEKSSIEKKEARQKCMQNRLRLGQFVTQRVGATFQENWTDGYAFQELSRRQEEITAEREEIDRQKKQLMKKRPAESGRKRNNNSNQNNQQQQQQQQHQQQQQQQNSNSNDSSQLTGGVVTGPGSDRLGGAAGGVSVDSGLGGNNAGAIGGGAVGGGVGGGGVGSGGVGGVGGGGGRGLSRSNSTQANQAQLLHNGGGGSGGNVGNSGGVGDRLSDRGGGGGLGGNDSGSCSDSGTFLKPDPVSGAYTAQEYYEYDEILKLRQNALKKEDADLQLEMEKLERERNLHIRELKRILNEDQSRFNNHPVLNDRYLLLMLLGKGGFSEVHKAFDLKEQRYVACKVHQLNKDWKEDKKANYIKHALREYNIHKALDHPRVVKLYDVFEIDANSFCTVLEYCDGHDLDFYLKQHKTIPEREARSIIMQVVSALKYLNEIKPPVIHYDLKPGNILLTEGNVCGEIKITDFGLSKVMDDENYNPDHGMDLTSQGAGTYWYLPPECFVVGKNPPKISSKVDVWSVGVIFYQCLYGKKPFGHNQSQATILEENTILKATEVQFSNKPTVSNEAKSFIRGCLAYRKEDRMDVFALARHEYIQPPIPKHGRGSLNQQQQAQQQQQQQQQQQQQQSSTSQANSTGQTSFSAHMFGNMNQSSSS; encoded by the exons ATGTCCGCCGGCGCACAGTTGCAGATGGCCCCGCAGACCACTTCGGCCCTAAGTCACCACCATCccaatcagcagcagcagctgcagccgccgcagcaacagcaggcacAGCCCCCGCctccgcaacagcagcagcactttGCCAACCATCACAGCGcccagcagcagtcgcagcaacagcaggagcAACAGAATCCCCAGCaggcgcaacagcagcaggcgcagcagcagcagatcctCCCGCAGCCGCATCTGCAGCACCTGCACAAGCATCCGCACCAGCTGCAActgcaccagcagcagcagcagctccaccagcagcagcaacacttccaccagcagcagcaacagtcgcTGCAGGGGCTGCACCAGGGCAGCAGCAATCCGGATTCGAATATGAGCACTGGCTCCTCGCACAGCGAGAAGGATGTCAACGATATGCTGAGTGGCGGCGGAGCAGCGCCCGGAGTAGCTGCCGCGGCAGCCATTCAACAGCAACATCCCGCCTTTGCGCCCGCCCTGGGAATGCAgcagccaccgccgccgccgccgcagcacTCCAATAACGGGGGCGAGATGGGCTACTTGACGGCGGGCACGACCACGACGGCCTCGGTGACGGCGGTGGGCAAGCCCAGGACGCCGGCGGAGCGGAAGCGGAAGAGGAAAATGCCGCAGACCAGTGCGGACGAGGCGGGGAGTGGCGGTGGGTCCGGCGGAGCTGGAGCAGCCGTGGTGAACAACAGCAGCCTGAAGGGCAAATCCCTGGCCTTTCGTGATATGCCCAAGGTGAACATGAGCCTGAATCTGGGCGATCGTCTGGGCGGTTCGGCCGGCAGTGGCGGCGGAGCCGGAGGCGCCGGCAGCGGAGGGAGTGGCGCCGGTTCCGGTTCCGGCAGTGGCGGCGGCAAGAGTGCCCGCATCATGCTGCCCGTCAGCGACAACAAGAAGATCAACGACTACTTCAACAAGCAGCAAACGGGCGTGGGCGTCGGTGTGCCAGGTGGAGGTGGTGCGGGAGGCAATACCGCCGGTCTCCGAGGATCCCACACGGGTGGCGGCAGCAAGTCGCCCTCAtccgcccagcagcagcagcagacgacccaacagcagcagcagcaggcgagCGGAGTGGCGACGGGCGGTGGGGCAGGAGGAGCCGCCGCCAACCAGCAGGTGCAGGTGCAGACGAGCAGCGCCTACGCCCTGTATCCACCAGCTAGTCCCCAAACGCAGACgccgcagcaacagcagcagcagcagccgggaGCCGACTTCCACTACGTCAACTCCAGCaaggcgcagcagcagcagcaacagcagcagcagcgccagcagcaacagactTCCAATCAAATGGTTCCTCCACACGTGGTCGTCGGCCTGGGTGGTCATCCCCTGAGCCTCGCGTccatccagcagcagcagcagacgcCCCtctcccagcagcagcagcagcagcagcaacaacagcagcagcaacagcagcaactggGACCGCCGACCACATCGACGGCCTCTGTCGTGTCCACGCATCCGCACCAGCTCGGCTCCCTGGGAGTTGTGGGCATGGTCGGTGTGGGCGTCGGCGTTGGGGTAAATGTGGGCGTGGGACCGCCACTGCCTCCGCCACCGCCGATGGCGATGCCGGCGGCCATTATCACATACAGCAAGGCCACCCAAACGGAGGTCTCGCTGCACGAGCTGCAGGAACGCGAGGCGGAGCACGAGTCGGGCAAGGTGAAGCTGGACGAGATGACGCGGCTGTCCGACGAGCAAAAGTGCCAGATTGTCGGCAACCAGAAGACGATCGACCAGCACAAGTCGCACATTGCCAAGTGCATTGATGTGGTCAAGAAGCTGCTGAAGGAAAAGAGCAGCATCGAGAAGAAGGAGGCGCGACAGAAGTGCATGCAGAACCGCCTGAGACTCGGCCAGTTTGTGACCCAGCGAGTGGGCGCCACATTCCAG GAGAACTGGACGGACGGCTATGCGTTCCAGGAGCTGAGTCGGCGGCAGGAGGAGATAACCGCCGAGCGCGAGGAGATCGACCGGCAGAAGAAGCAGCTGATGAAGAAGCGTCCGGCGGAGTCCGGACGCAagcgcaacaacaacagcaaccagaacaaccagcagcagcagcagcaacagcagcaccaacagcagcagcagcagcagaattcCAACTCGAACGATTCCTCGCAGCTGACGGGCGGCGTTGTCACCGGACCGGGCAGCGATCGCCTGGGCGGCGCGGCAGGCGGCGTTAGCGTCGACAGCGGATTGGGTGGCAACAATGCGGGCGCAATCGGTGGCGGAGCTGTGGGCGGTGGCGTTGGAGGCGGCGGCGTCGGAAGCGGCGGCGTTGGCGGtgtcggcggcggcggaggacgTGGTCTATCGCGCAGCAACTCGACGCAGGCCAATCAGGCTCAACTGCTGCACAATGGCGGCGGCGGATCGGGGGGCAATGTGGGCAACTCGGGCGGCGTCGGCGATCGACTGTCGGatcgaggaggaggcggcggcctCGGGGGCAACGACAGCGGCAGCTGCTCGGACTCGGGCACGTTCCTCAAGCCGGATCCCGTTTCGGGGGCATATACCGCGCAGGAGTACTACGAGTACGATGAGATCCTCAAGCTGCGCCAGAATGCCCTCAAGAAGGAGGACGCCGACCTGCAGCTGGAGATGGAGAAGCTGGAGCGGGAGCGCAATCTGCACATCCGAGAGCTCAAGCGGATACTCAACGAGGATCAG TCCCGCTTCAACAACCATCCCGTGCTGAATGATCGCTACcttctgctgatgctgctgggCAAGGGCGGCTTCTCAGAGGTCCACAAGGCCTTCGACCTCAAGGAGCAACGCTATGTCGCATGTAAGGTGCACCAATTAAACAAGGATTGGAAGGAGGATAAGAAAGCTAATTATATCAA ACACGCTTTGCGGGAATACAACATCCACAAGGCGCTGGATCATCCGCGGGTCGTCAAGCTCTACGACGTCTTCGAGATCGATGCGAATTCCTTTTGCACAGTGCTCGAATACTGTGATGGCCACGATCTGGACTTCTATTTGAAGCAACATAAGACTATACCCGAGCGTGAAGCGCGCTCGATAATAATGCAG GTTGTATCTGCACTCAAGTATCTAAATGAGATTAAGCCTCCAGTTATCCACTACGATCTGAAGCCCGGCAACATTCTGCTCACCGAGGGCAATGTCTGCGGCGAGATCAAGATCACCGACTTTGGTCTGTCGAAGGTGATGGACGACGAGAACTACAATCCCGATCACGGCATGGATCTGACCTCCCAGGGAGCCGGCACTTATTG GTATCTGCCACCCGAGTGCTTTGTGGTGGGCAAAAATCCGCCCAAGATCTCCTCCAAGGTGGACGTGTGGAGTGTGGGCGTGATCTTTTACCAGTGTCTGTACGGCAAGAAGCCCTTCGGTCATAACCAATCGCAGGCCACGATTCTCGAGGAGAACACGATCCTGAAGGCCACCGAAGTGCAGTTCTCCAACAAGCCAACCGTTTCCAATGAGGCAAAG AGCTTCATTCGGGGCTGCTTGGCATATCGCAAGGAGGATCGCATGGATGTGTTCGCGCTGGCCAGGCACGAGTACATCCAGCCGCCGATACCGAAGCACGGCCGAGGCTCGCtcaaccagcagcagcaggcgcagcaacagcagcagcaacaacagcagcagcagcagcaacagtcgtCGACGTCGCAGGCCAATTCCACCGGCCAGACTTCGTTCTCTGCCCACATGTTTGGCAATATGAATCAGTCGAGTTCGTCCTAG
- the Tlk gene encoding serine/threonine-protein kinase tousled-like 1 isoform X6, which produces MYLSYMSAGAQLQMAPQTTSALSHHHPNQQQQLQPPQQQQAQPPPPQQQQHFANHHSAQQQSQQQQEQQNPQQAQQQQAQQQQILPQPHLQHLHKHPHQLQLHQQQQQLHQQQQHFHQQQQQSLQGLHQGSSNPDSNMSTGSSHSEKDVNDMLSGGGAAPGVAAAAAIQQQHPAFAPALGMQQPPPPPPQHSNNGGEMGYLTAGTTTTASVTAVGKPRTPAERKRKRKMPQTSADEAGSGGGSGGAGAAVVNNSSLKGKSLAFRDMPKVNMSLNLGDRLGGSAGSGGGAGGAGSGGSGAGSGSGSGGGKSARIMLPVSDNKKINDYFNKQQTGVGVGVPGGGGAGGNTAGLRGSHTGGGSKSPSSAQQQQQTTQQQQQQASGVATGGGAGGAAANQQVQVQTSSAYALYPPASPQTQTPQQQQQQQPGADFHYVNSSKAQQQQQQQQQRQQQQTSNQMVPPHVVVGLGGHPLSLASIQQQQQTPLSQQQQQQQQQQQQQQQQLGPPTTSTASVVSTHPHQLGSLGVVGMVGVGVGVGVNVGVGPPLPPPPPMAMPAAIITYSKATQTEVSLHELQEREAEHESGKVKLDEMTRLSDEQKCQIVGNQKTIDQHKSHIAKCIDVVKKLLKEKSSIEKKEARQKCMQNRLRLGQFVTQRVGATFQENWTDGYAFQELSRRQEEITAEREEIDRQKKQLMKKRPAESGRKRNNNSNQNNQQQQQQQQHQQQQQQQNSNSNDSSQLTGGVVTGPGSDRLGGAAGGVSVDSGLGGNNAGAIGGGAVGGGVGGGGVGSGGVGGVGGGGGRGLSRSNSTQANQAQLLHNGGGGSGGNVGNSGGVGDRLSDRGGGGGLGGNDSGSCSDSGTFLKPDPVSGAYTAQEYYEYDEILKLRQNALKKEDADLQLEMEKLERERNLHIRELKRILNEDQSRFNNHPVLNDRYLLLMLLGKGGFSEVHKAFDLKEQRYVACKVHQLNKDWKEDKKANYIKHALREYNIHKALDHPRVVKLYDVFEIDANSFCTVLEYCDGHDLDFYLKQHKTIPEREARSIIMQVVSALKYLNEIKPPVIHYDLKPGNILLTEGNVCGEIKITDFGLSKVMDDENYNPDHGMDLTSQGAGTYWYLPPECFVVGKNPPKISSKVDVWSVGVIFYQCLYGKKPFGHNQSQATILEENTILKATEVQFSNKPTVSNEAKSFIRGCLAYRKEDRMDVFALARHEYIQPPIPKHGRGSLNQQQQAQQQQQQQQQQQQQQSSTSQANSTGQTSFSAHMFGNMNQSSSS; this is translated from the exons ATGTATCTGTCCTAC ATGTCCGCCGGCGCACAGTTGCAGATGGCCCCGCAGACCACTTCGGCCCTAAGTCACCACCATCccaatcagcagcagcagctgcagccgccgcagcaacagcaggcacAGCCCCCGCctccgcaacagcagcagcactttGCCAACCATCACAGCGcccagcagcagtcgcagcaacagcaggagcAACAGAATCCCCAGCaggcgcaacagcagcaggcgcagcagcagcagatcctCCCGCAGCCGCATCTGCAGCACCTGCACAAGCATCCGCACCAGCTGCAActgcaccagcagcagcagcagctccaccagcagcagcaacacttccaccagcagcagcaacagtcgcTGCAGGGGCTGCACCAGGGCAGCAGCAATCCGGATTCGAATATGAGCACTGGCTCCTCGCACAGCGAGAAGGATGTCAACGATATGCTGAGTGGCGGCGGAGCAGCGCCCGGAGTAGCTGCCGCGGCAGCCATTCAACAGCAACATCCCGCCTTTGCGCCCGCCCTGGGAATGCAgcagccaccgccgccgccgccgcagcacTCCAATAACGGGGGCGAGATGGGCTACTTGACGGCGGGCACGACCACGACGGCCTCGGTGACGGCGGTGGGCAAGCCCAGGACGCCGGCGGAGCGGAAGCGGAAGAGGAAAATGCCGCAGACCAGTGCGGACGAGGCGGGGAGTGGCGGTGGGTCCGGCGGAGCTGGAGCAGCCGTGGTGAACAACAGCAGCCTGAAGGGCAAATCCCTGGCCTTTCGTGATATGCCCAAGGTGAACATGAGCCTGAATCTGGGCGATCGTCTGGGCGGTTCGGCCGGCAGTGGCGGCGGAGCCGGAGGCGCCGGCAGCGGAGGGAGTGGCGCCGGTTCCGGTTCCGGCAGTGGCGGCGGCAAGAGTGCCCGCATCATGCTGCCCGTCAGCGACAACAAGAAGATCAACGACTACTTCAACAAGCAGCAAACGGGCGTGGGCGTCGGTGTGCCAGGTGGAGGTGGTGCGGGAGGCAATACCGCCGGTCTCCGAGGATCCCACACGGGTGGCGGCAGCAAGTCGCCCTCAtccgcccagcagcagcagcagacgacccaacagcagcagcagcaggcgagCGGAGTGGCGACGGGCGGTGGGGCAGGAGGAGCCGCCGCCAACCAGCAGGTGCAGGTGCAGACGAGCAGCGCCTACGCCCTGTATCCACCAGCTAGTCCCCAAACGCAGACgccgcagcaacagcagcagcagcagccgggaGCCGACTTCCACTACGTCAACTCCAGCaaggcgcagcagcagcagcaacagcagcagcagcgccagcagcaacagactTCCAATCAAATGGTTCCTCCACACGTGGTCGTCGGCCTGGGTGGTCATCCCCTGAGCCTCGCGTccatccagcagcagcagcagacgcCCCtctcccagcagcagcagcagcagcagcaacaacagcagcagcaacagcagcaactggGACCGCCGACCACATCGACGGCCTCTGTCGTGTCCACGCATCCGCACCAGCTCGGCTCCCTGGGAGTTGTGGGCATGGTCGGTGTGGGCGTCGGCGTTGGGGTAAATGTGGGCGTGGGACCGCCACTGCCTCCGCCACCGCCGATGGCGATGCCGGCGGCCATTATCACATACAGCAAGGCCACCCAAACGGAGGTCTCGCTGCACGAGCTGCAGGAACGCGAGGCGGAGCACGAGTCGGGCAAGGTGAAGCTGGACGAGATGACGCGGCTGTCCGACGAGCAAAAGTGCCAGATTGTCGGCAACCAGAAGACGATCGACCAGCACAAGTCGCACATTGCCAAGTGCATTGATGTGGTCAAGAAGCTGCTGAAGGAAAAGAGCAGCATCGAGAAGAAGGAGGCGCGACAGAAGTGCATGCAGAACCGCCTGAGACTCGGCCAGTTTGTGACCCAGCGAGTGGGCGCCACATTCCAG GAGAACTGGACGGACGGCTATGCGTTCCAGGAGCTGAGTCGGCGGCAGGAGGAGATAACCGCCGAGCGCGAGGAGATCGACCGGCAGAAGAAGCAGCTGATGAAGAAGCGTCCGGCGGAGTCCGGACGCAagcgcaacaacaacagcaaccagaacaaccagcagcagcagcagcaacagcagcaccaacagcagcagcagcagcagaattcCAACTCGAACGATTCCTCGCAGCTGACGGGCGGCGTTGTCACCGGACCGGGCAGCGATCGCCTGGGCGGCGCGGCAGGCGGCGTTAGCGTCGACAGCGGATTGGGTGGCAACAATGCGGGCGCAATCGGTGGCGGAGCTGTGGGCGGTGGCGTTGGAGGCGGCGGCGTCGGAAGCGGCGGCGTTGGCGGtgtcggcggcggcggaggacgTGGTCTATCGCGCAGCAACTCGACGCAGGCCAATCAGGCTCAACTGCTGCACAATGGCGGCGGCGGATCGGGGGGCAATGTGGGCAACTCGGGCGGCGTCGGCGATCGACTGTCGGatcgaggaggaggcggcggcctCGGGGGCAACGACAGCGGCAGCTGCTCGGACTCGGGCACGTTCCTCAAGCCGGATCCCGTTTCGGGGGCATATACCGCGCAGGAGTACTACGAGTACGATGAGATCCTCAAGCTGCGCCAGAATGCCCTCAAGAAGGAGGACGCCGACCTGCAGCTGGAGATGGAGAAGCTGGAGCGGGAGCGCAATCTGCACATCCGAGAGCTCAAGCGGATACTCAACGAGGATCAG TCCCGCTTCAACAACCATCCCGTGCTGAATGATCGCTACcttctgctgatgctgctgggCAAGGGCGGCTTCTCAGAGGTCCACAAGGCCTTCGACCTCAAGGAGCAACGCTATGTCGCATGTAAGGTGCACCAATTAAACAAGGATTGGAAGGAGGATAAGAAAGCTAATTATATCAA ACACGCTTTGCGGGAATACAACATCCACAAGGCGCTGGATCATCCGCGGGTCGTCAAGCTCTACGACGTCTTCGAGATCGATGCGAATTCCTTTTGCACAGTGCTCGAATACTGTGATGGCCACGATCTGGACTTCTATTTGAAGCAACATAAGACTATACCCGAGCGTGAAGCGCGCTCGATAATAATGCAG GTTGTATCTGCACTCAAGTATCTAAATGAGATTAAGCCTCCAGTTATCCACTACGATCTGAAGCCCGGCAACATTCTGCTCACCGAGGGCAATGTCTGCGGCGAGATCAAGATCACCGACTTTGGTCTGTCGAAGGTGATGGACGACGAGAACTACAATCCCGATCACGGCATGGATCTGACCTCCCAGGGAGCCGGCACTTATTG GTATCTGCCACCCGAGTGCTTTGTGGTGGGCAAAAATCCGCCCAAGATCTCCTCCAAGGTGGACGTGTGGAGTGTGGGCGTGATCTTTTACCAGTGTCTGTACGGCAAGAAGCCCTTCGGTCATAACCAATCGCAGGCCACGATTCTCGAGGAGAACACGATCCTGAAGGCCACCGAAGTGCAGTTCTCCAACAAGCCAACCGTTTCCAATGAGGCAAAG AGCTTCATTCGGGGCTGCTTGGCATATCGCAAGGAGGATCGCATGGATGTGTTCGCGCTGGCCAGGCACGAGTACATCCAGCCGCCGATACCGAAGCACGGCCGAGGCTCGCtcaaccagcagcagcaggcgcagcaacagcagcagcaacaacagcagcagcagcagcaacagtcgtCGACGTCGCAGGCCAATTCCACCGGCCAGACTTCGTTCTCTGCCCACATGTTTGGCAATATGAATCAGTCGAGTTCGTCCTAG